A stretch of the Microcella sp. genome encodes the following:
- the nadC gene encoding carboxylating nicotinate-nucleotide diphosphorylase translates to MTDDLQGATLAGVTAIVDRALDEDAPWGDATSEAAIPASATATARIVSRVDGVFAGGLPLELAFTRVDPTLVVERHLSDGDPIAPGTVIATITGSARGILRGERVALNLAQRLSGVATLTRRYVDAVAGTLSATGNPVRLVDTRKTTPGLRMLEKSAVRAGGGHNHRFSLSDAVMLKDNHLAVLQSQGLDLTEAIRAVRARIPHTMHLEVEVDRLGQLEAVIAAEPDTIMLDNFSLDDLRAGVALIAGRATVEASGGVTLDTVRAIAETGVDVISVGALTHSAPALDLGLDIVIDGVPTSTEAGSGAGGAR, encoded by the coding sequence ATGACCGACGACCTGCAGGGCGCGACGCTCGCGGGCGTCACGGCCATCGTCGATCGTGCGCTCGACGAAGACGCACCCTGGGGTGACGCCACGAGTGAGGCCGCGATTCCCGCTAGCGCAACGGCCACGGCCCGCATCGTGAGCCGCGTCGACGGCGTCTTCGCCGGCGGCCTGCCGCTCGAGCTCGCCTTCACGCGCGTCGACCCGACTCTGGTTGTCGAGCGGCACCTCTCGGACGGCGACCCGATCGCGCCCGGCACCGTCATCGCGACGATCACGGGCTCGGCGCGCGGCATTCTGCGCGGCGAGCGGGTCGCGCTTAACCTCGCGCAGCGGCTGAGCGGCGTCGCGACCCTCACCCGCCGCTACGTCGATGCAGTCGCAGGCACCCTCTCGGCAACCGGCAACCCCGTGCGCCTCGTCGACACACGCAAGACCACGCCCGGCCTGCGGATGCTCGAGAAATCCGCCGTGCGCGCGGGCGGCGGGCACAACCACCGATTCTCGCTCAGTGACGCCGTCATGCTCAAAGACAACCACCTCGCCGTGTTGCAGTCGCAGGGGCTCGACCTCACCGAGGCGATCCGGGCCGTGCGCGCGCGCATCCCACACACGATGCACCTCGAGGTCGAGGTCGACCGGCTTGGCCAGCTCGAGGCCGTCATCGCCGCCGAGCCTGACACGATCATGCTCGACAACTTCAGCCTCGACGACCTGCGGGCGGGCGTGGCCCTCATCGCGGGCCGCGCGACCGTCGAAGCGAGCGGCGGAGTGACGCTCGACACCGTGCGCGCGATCGCCGAGACCGGCGTCGACGTGATCTCGGTCGGAGCCCTCACGCACAGCGCTCCGGCGCTCGATCTCGGGCTCGACATCGTTATCGACGGGGTACCGACCAGCACTGAGGCGGGCAGCGGTGCCGGCGGCGCGCGCTAG
- the nadB gene encoding L-aspartate oxidase produces MAHILVIGSGMAGLVAALRAARRHDVTIVTKDVLTAGSTSWAQGGIAAAVFPDDSAELHARDTLLAGAGLSDPVAVDILCTEGPGRVHDLVGLGVAFDPAPGAVAPFDDVSDWARGLEAAHSVARILHAGGDATGRVIETALAAAVREGRIRAREFARATSLNVRDGAIVGAVVESPAGVEHVDADAVIIATGGNGRLYRHTTNPPVSTGDGVLLAYAAGAVVADLEFVQFHPTVLAGGGLVSEAVRGEGATLLDADGRRFMLEIDPRAELAPRDIVARAIARQMRLQDGQPVLLDATMLGASVLAERFPTIDALVRATGVDWSTSPVPVTPAAHYAMGGALTDMDGRTTIPGLFAVGETGSTGVHGANRLASNSLLEAVVVGWRAGDAVDAAGSVPALPLPALRDASAVSTSTIQESASGAQLDTPVPLVREIAADALADGTVAWSADRIRDRAWQALGLERTGDEMADFARELADARPADDEARSLLPLARLTAAAALARTESRGAHWRDDFPETDPEQRVRRVVVRPASESPELWRSDARAEVPA; encoded by the coding sequence ATGGCGCACATCCTCGTCATCGGCAGCGGCATGGCCGGGCTCGTCGCCGCCCTGCGCGCCGCGCGCCGGCACGATGTCACGATCGTCACGAAAGACGTGCTCACCGCGGGTTCGACCTCGTGGGCGCAGGGCGGCATCGCCGCTGCCGTCTTTCCCGACGACTCGGCCGAACTGCACGCCCGCGACACGCTGCTCGCGGGCGCGGGCCTGAGTGATCCTGTCGCCGTCGACATCCTCTGCACCGAGGGGCCCGGCCGGGTGCACGACCTCGTCGGGCTCGGGGTGGCCTTCGACCCCGCGCCGGGCGCCGTCGCACCGTTCGACGACGTGAGCGACTGGGCCCGCGGGCTCGAGGCCGCGCACTCGGTCGCGCGCATACTGCACGCGGGGGGCGACGCCACCGGCCGAGTGATCGAAACGGCTCTGGCTGCCGCGGTGCGTGAGGGGCGCATCCGGGCCCGTGAATTCGCCCGCGCGACCTCGCTCAACGTGCGCGACGGCGCGATCGTGGGTGCGGTTGTCGAGAGCCCCGCGGGCGTCGAGCACGTCGATGCCGATGCTGTGATCATCGCGACCGGGGGCAACGGACGGCTCTACCGTCACACGACCAACCCGCCCGTCTCGACGGGCGACGGCGTGCTGCTGGCCTACGCGGCCGGCGCTGTCGTCGCCGACCTCGAGTTCGTGCAGTTTCACCCCACCGTGCTCGCCGGGGGAGGACTCGTCTCCGAGGCCGTGCGCGGTGAGGGCGCGACGCTGCTCGACGCCGACGGACGTCGCTTCATGCTCGAGATCGACCCGCGGGCCGAGCTCGCCCCTCGCGACATCGTGGCGCGCGCGATCGCCCGCCAGATGAGGCTTCAGGACGGTCAGCCCGTGTTGCTCGACGCGACGATGCTCGGGGCCTCTGTCTTGGCTGAGCGCTTTCCGACTATCGACGCCCTCGTGCGCGCGACCGGCGTCGACTGGTCGACCTCGCCCGTGCCCGTGACGCCCGCGGCGCACTACGCGATGGGCGGGGCGCTCACCGACATGGATGGCCGCACGACGATTCCGGGCTTGTTCGCTGTGGGCGAAACTGGGTCGACGGGAGTGCACGGCGCCAACCGCCTCGCCTCGAACTCGCTGCTCGAGGCGGTCGTCGTGGGATGGCGCGCGGGCGATGCCGTCGATGCCGCGGGCTCGGTGCCCGCGCTGCCCCTGCCCGCGCTGCGCGACGCGAGCGCCGTGTCGACCTCCACAATTCAGGAGTCGGCGTCTGGCGCTCAGCTCGACACACCCGTGCCGCTCGTGCGCGAGATCGCGGCCGACGCCCTCGCCGACGGAACGGTCGCGTGGAGTGCTGACCGCATCCGCGACCGCGCCTGGCAGGCGCTCGGTCTCGAACGAACAGGCGACGAAATGGCTGATTTTGCCCGAGAACTGGCGGATGCTCGCCCTGCCGACGATGAAGCCCGCTCGCTGCTGCCGCTCGCGCGCCTGACCGCCGCGGCCGCGCTGGCCCGCACCGAATCGCGGGGCGCGCACTGGCGCGACGACTTCCCCGAGACCGACCCCGAGCAGCGCGTGCGGCGTGTCGTCGTGCGTCCAGCATCCGAATCTCCTGAATTGTGGAGATCGGATGCTCGCGCGGAGGTGCCCGCATGA